One segment of Anopheles stephensi strain Indian chromosome 3, UCI_ANSTEP_V1.0, whole genome shotgun sequence DNA contains the following:
- the LOC118509337 gene encoding vascular endothelial growth factor receptor 1-like isoform X5: MMGKPVILVVTSVVILGVLHRVTFVSALDDLRIVREQDGNNAHGAPEIDTVTEEITLPKGASWNFTCKSHHPIMWKHYAASYDWEPMNVFPHDFETDDPDKPYGSVLMLTDASADQVGRYYCVDRKLYDEKHGTRNGEDGEEEEEDPSRTAEDEMLDEMVAEYAASAVYVYVDDPDNPLVPVHTPVFRVEQYQDFVIPCKPTHPKIAVELYKDLEGDLVEEYQYSNTQGYLLSFNRLEDGGSYYCQVQDKPHHRIHFEIAIDEHYDDASNGTVAGTSVTYANATEDRPTTPRPSTHAHGANSSHVPLTSTSEPLTEYLTKPSIHSDTKDHVLLGQRIRLVCKLNIRAGVPLDMTWMVPPNLKPAVADARMKIGPLKLKPVKEAEHREIATRELIIEQATLADDGTYRCVVQDIKNHRNYHSFKLQVRDSQQDYVLLSEENNLSEINVRRNANGKTPSIDIVIEYRSFPATISYYWLMDDDEITAGQDGKYELSHSDTHVKLRINDPKVFDTGNYTVFVMAGNAEKSYRMAVHVYAKPILHMESKFVKPGEEVSFQCRSIGYPRPDISFAFLPCLGNPWTNCSIPSSKETNWDLPGGKRETQITKSRIYTLIPKQPGVVYCKAINTEGSEVTQADLLISDLTDSITLEKEQPKETITVGDHVTIACSALVYNHTRNIALVLNDKELQEADGARLSYSDKLYAWQAHLDIKHITHEHEGTLYCRVKTMLDTVETRAFRLEVLDPIAPMLVSGKNNQSLSVDLHDPLKLECDVVGTPDPMIVWLKDGVPVQPDENSNRMQLTKTTLILEYLKMEDLGTFECRAENKMGSIEKYWKVDVRTAVVRKSLIYVILGLVLGLIFAVVLVTLFYCKKKKEVKAMKEAGIVNFDEGNLGVYNPDLALDEQADLLPYNTEYEFPKDRLKLGKQLGTGAFGVVMKATATRIMVNEDETTVAVKMVKKQTDNEVMRALISELKIMVHLGQHLNVVNLLGAVTKNIAKRELMVIVEYCRFGNVQNFLLKHRPYFIDQINQETGEIDSSIDKNQLRWSKCGYQYNSGSTQYVDPKKHLNSKGYVRHSGLQNMGMVDSCNTEVTAMTSVEVEELNTVNSNEPLWRSNYGMDYKGPARSVNTTDLVCWASQIASGMEYLASRKVLHGDLAARNILLCDDNVVKICDFGLARSMYKSDNYKKKGEAPLPFKWLALECISDNVFSTYSDVWAYGIVLWELFSLGKVPYPGMEANQELYNKLRDGYRMDKPQYSNQDIYDIMLNCWNVKPDSRPSFKDLKSRFNAMLPDEMRDHYLELNEPYLQMNAEKVERGDTDYLANLGPPEEPAPAAPNYVNGIILPLPPISEIRSDKDYLKMSRAKSESEESNFDFASFNSDRHSPTTRNNLDTSPPNGSKRHKKRGLPEEIPMLDGSRLSYPTNGFNSDSETEAVSPKPRERTSKHNPEPEYMNVKNAKLAGRSSNDELGSAGVAQEAISNPGYIALSMVDEKRC, from the exons ATGATGGGCAAACCTGTGATATTAGTCGTTACGTCCGTCGTCATCTTGGGCGTGCTTCACCGGGTGACATTTGTTAGTG CGCTCGATGATCTCCGCATTGTGCGGGAGCAGGACGGCAACAATGCGCACGGTGCACCGGAAATCGATACCGTCACGGAGGAGATCACGCTACCAAAAGGTGCTAGCTGGAATTTCACCTGTAAATCGCACCATCCGATCATGTGGAAGCATTATGCCGCATCGTACGATTGG GAACCGATGAACGTTTTCCCGCACGACTTCGAGACGGACGATCCGGACAAACCGTACGGAAGTGTGCTGATGCTAACGGATGCGTCCGCCGATCAAGTCGGACGGTACTACTGTGTCGATCGCAAGCTGTACGACGAGAAACATGGCACGCGAAACGGGGAAGATGgggaagaggaagaggaagatcCGAGCAGGACGGCCGAGGACGAAATGTTGGACGAAATGGTGGCCGAATATGCAGCGTCCGCCGTGTACGTGTACGTGGACGATCCCGACAATCCGCTGGTGCCGGTACATACGCCCGTGTTTCGGGTCGAACAGTACCAAGACTTTGTCATTCCGTGCAAACCGACGCACCCGAAGATTGCGGTGGAACTGTACAAGGATCTGGAAGGG GATTTGGTTGAAGAATATCAGTACAGTAACACCCAAGGATATCTGCTAAGCTTTAACAGGCTGGAGGACGGCGGTTCCTACTACTGCCAGGTGCAGGATAAACCCCACCATCGCATACACTTCGAAATAGCGATCGACGAACACT ACGACGATGCTAGCAACGGAACGGTTGCCGGGACTTCTGTTACCTACGCAAACGCGACCGAAGATCGTCCGACTACACCTCGTCCATCCACTCATGCCCATGGCGCAAACTCTTCACACGTTCCATTGACTTCTACCTCTGAAC CGTTAACCGAGTACTTAACGAAACCGTCGATCCATAGCGACACGAAGGATCATGTGCTGCTCGGTCAACGGATCCGTTTGGTGTGTAAGTTAAACATCCGCGCCGGTGTCCCTCTCGATATGACGTGGATGGTTCCACCGAACttaaagcctgccgtcgca GACGCGAGAATGAAGATTGGACCGCTGAAGCTGAAACCCGTCAAAGAAGCGGAACACCGGGAAATAGCAACGCGCGAGCTTATCATCGAACAGGCAACCCTTGCCGACGATGGCACGTACCGGTGCGTGGTGCAGGACATCAAAAATCATCGCAACTATCACAGCTTCAAGCTGCAGGTGCGCGACTCCCAGCAGGACTATGTGCTGCTGAGCGAGGAGAACAACCTGTCGGAGATTAATGTGCGGCGCAATGCAAACGGCAAAACGCCCTCGATCGATATTGTGATCGAGTATCGGTCGTTTCCGGCCACCATATCGTACTACtggctgatggatgatgatgagataACGGCCGGGCAGGATGGGAAGTACGAGCTGAGCCACAGCGATACCCACGTAAAGCTGAGGATAAACGATCCGAAGGTGTTCGATACAGGGAACTACACGGTGTTTGTGATGGCGGGAAATGCAGAAAAATCGTACCGAATGGCGGTGCATGTTTATG ctAAACCAATCCTCCACATGGAAAGCAAGTTTGTGAAACCGGGCGAAGAGGTTTCGTTCCAGTGTAGAAGCATCGGGtatccacggccagacatatCGTTCGCCTTTCTTCCCTGCCTGGGAAATCCGTGGACGAATTGTTCCATCCCCTCGTCGAAGGAAACCAATTGGGAC CTTCCCGGTGGAAAGCGCGAAACACAGATAACCAAGTCACGGATCTACACGCTAATCCCCAAGCAGCCGGGCGTGGTGTACTGTAAAGCGATCAACACCGAAGGCAGTGAAGTGACGCAGGCCGATCTACTCATCAGCGACCTAACCGATTCGATAACGCTGGAAAAGGAGCAACCGAAAGAAACGATCACGGTAGGAGATCATGTCACGATCGCATGTTCAGCGCTCGTGTACAACCACACGCGAAACATTGCGCTCGTGCTGAACGACAAAGAGCTGCAGGAAGCGGACGGTGCACGGTTAAGCTATTCCGACAAGCTGTACGCGTGGCAGGCACATCTCGACATTAAGCACATTACACACGAGCACGAAGGAACGTTGTACTGCCGGGTGAAAACCATGCTGGACACTGTCGAAACGCGAGCCTTCCGCTTGGAAGTGCTGGATCCCATCGCTCCGATGCTTGTGTCGGGCAAGAATAATCAAAGTCTTTCGGTCGATCTGCACGATCCGTTAAAGCTGGAGTGCGATGTAGTTGGAACGCCCGATCCGATGATCGTTTGGCTGAAGGACGGGGTGCCGGTACAGCCCGACGAAAACAGCAACCGCATGCAGCTGACCAAGACGACGCTTATTCTGGAGTATCTGAAGATGGAAGATTTGGGCACGTTCGAGTGCCGggcggaaaacaaaatgggcTCGATCGAGAAGTACTGGAAGGTGGATGTACGCA CTGCGGTGGTACGAAAATCACTGATCTACGTTATCCTTGGCCTGGTTCTGGGGCTGATCTTCGCGGTCGTACTGGTGACGCTGTTCTACtgtaagaaaaagaaggaggTCAAGGCGATGAAGGAAGCGGGCATAGTGAACTTTGACGAAGGCAACCTGGGCGTTTACAATCCCGATCTGGCGCTTGACGAGCAGGCCGACCTTCTGCCGTACAACACGGAGTACGAGTTCCCGAAGGATCGACTGAAGCTGGGCAAACAGCTGGGCACgggtgcattcggtgtggtgATGAAAGCTACCGCTACCCGCATTATGGTAAACGAGGACGAAACTACGGTCGCGGTCAAGATGGTGAAAAAGCAGACGGACAACGAAGTGATGCGGGCACTCATATCGGAGCTTAAAATTATGGTCCACCTGGGACAGCATCTGAACGTGGTGAATCTGCTGGGCGCAGTTACGAAAAACATTGCCAAAC GTGAGTTGATGGTCATCGTTGAGTACTGCCGATTTGGTAATGTACAAAACTTCCTGCTAAAGCATCGGCCCTATTTCATCGACCAAATCAACCAAGAAACGGGTGAGATCGATTCGTCGATCGATAAGAATCAATTGCGGTGGTCCAAGTGTGGTTACCAGTATAATAG CGGCTCTACGCAGTACGTTGACCCGAAGAAGCACCTCAACTCGAAGGGATACGTGCGTCATTCCGGGCTGCAGAACATGGGTATGGTGGACAGTTGCAACACCGAGGTAACAGCCATGACATCTGTGGAAG TGGAAGAGCTGAACACGGTCAACTCGAACGAACCTTTGTGGCGTTCGAACTACGGCATGGACTACAAGGGTCCGGCACGATCCGTCAACACGACCGATCTCGTCTGTTGGGCATCGCAAATCGCCAGCGGAATGGAGTATTTAGCCTCGCGCAAGGTACTGCACGGTGATCTGGCAGCGCGCAACATTTTGCTGTGCGATGATAATGTGGTCAAGATTTGTGATTTCGGATTGGCCCGATCGATGTACAAGAGTGACAACTACAAGAAGAAGGGTGAAGCGCCCCTGCCGTTCAAGTGGCTCGCGCTCGAGTGTATCAGCGACAACGTGTTTAGCACGTACTCGGATGTGTGGGCCTATGGTATCGTTCTGTGGGAACTGTTTTCGCTGGGCAAAGTGCCGTACCCGGGCATGGAAGCCAATCAGGAGCTGTACAACAAGCTGCGCGACGGCTACCGGATGGATAAGCCACAATACTCGAATCAAGATATTTATGACATTATGCTAAACTGCTGGAACGTGAAGCCCGACTCGAGACCATCGTTCAAGGATCTGAAGAGCAGATTTAACGCCATGCTTCCGGATGAGATGCGAGAT CATTATCTGGAACTGAATGAGCCATACCTACAAATGAACGCCGAAAAGGTGGAGCGAGGCGATACGGACTATCTGGCCAACCTTGGCCCTCCCGAAGAGCCTGCACCGGCGGCGCCAAACTATGTCAATGGAATCATTTTACCTCTTCCACCGA TTTCAGAAATACGAAGCGATAAAGACTACCTAAAGATGTCCCGCGCAAAGTCCGAGTCGGAGGAGAGCAATTTCGATTTCGCTTCGTTCAACAGTGATCGCCATTCGCCGACGACACGCAACAATCTCGATACTAGTCCGCCCAACGGCAGTAAACGGCACAAGAAGCGTGGCCTGCCGGAAGAAATTCCCATGCTCGACGGAAGCCGGCTTTCGTACCCCACCAACGGGTTCAATTCCGACTCCGAAACGGAAGCAGTCAGTCCGAAGCCTCGCGAACGCACAAGCAAGCACAATCCAGAGCCGGAGTACATGAACGTGAAGAATGCCAAGCTTGCTGGTCGATCATCGAACGACGAGCTTGGATCAGCCGGTGTCGCACAGGAAGCGATTAGCAATCCGGGCTACATTGCGCTAAGTATGGTCGACGAGAAACGCTGCTAG
- the LOC118509337 gene encoding vascular endothelial growth factor receptor 1-like isoform X6, giving the protein MMGKPVILVVTSVVILGVLHRVTFVSALDDLRIVREQDGNNAHGAPEIDTVTEEITLPKGASWNFTCKSHHPIMWKHYAASYDWEPMNVFPHDFETDDPDKPYGSVLMLTDASADQVGRYYCVDRKLYDEKHGTRNGEDGEEEEEDPSRTAEDEMLDEMVAEYAASAVYVYVDDPDNPLVPVHTPVFRVEQYQDFVIPCKPTHPKIAVELYKDLEGDLVEEYQYSNTQGYLLSFNRLEDGGSYYCQVQDKPHHRIHFEIAIDEHSLTEYLTKPSIHSDTKDHVLLGQRIRLVCKLNIRAGVPLDMTWMVPPNLKPAVADARMKIGPLKLKPVKEAEHREIATRELIIEQATLADDGTYRCVVQDIKNHRNYHSFKLQVRDSQQDYVLLSEENNLSEINVRRNANGKTPSIDIVIEYRSFPATISYYWLMDDDEITAGQDGKYELSHSDTHVKLRINDPKVFDTGNYTVFVMAGNAEKSYRMAVHVYAKPILHMESKFVKPGEEVSFQCRSIGYPRPDISFAFLPCLGNPWTNCSIPSSKETNWDSSSPDIGSEPSARSLPGGKRETQITKSRIYTLIPKQPGVVYCKAINTEGSEVTQADLLISDLTDSITLEKEQPKETITVGDHVTIACSALVYNHTRNIALVLNDKELQEADGARLSYSDKLYAWQAHLDIKHITHEHEGTLYCRVKTMLDTVETRAFRLEVLDPIAPMLVSGKNNQSLSVDLHDPLKLECDVVGTPDPMIVWLKDGVPVQPDENSNRMQLTKTTLILEYLKMEDLGTFECRAENKMGSIEKYWKVDVRTAVVRKSLIYVILGLVLGLIFAVVLVTLFYCKKKKEVKAMKEAGIVNFDEGNLGVYNPDLALDEQADLLPYNTEYEFPKDRLKLGKQLGTGAFGVVMKATATRIMVNEDETTVAVKMVKKQTDNEVMRALISELKIMVHLGQHLNVVNLLGAVTKNIAKRELMVIVEYCRFGNVQNFLLKHRPYFIDQINQETGEIDSSIDKNQLRWSKCGYQYNSQGLKYVNLSFSTNNVNHHPLQHPTAFYHNHIDSGSTQYVDPKKHLNSKGYVRHSGLQNMGMVDSCNTEVTAMTSVEVEELNTVNSNEPLWRSNYGMDYKGPARSVNTTDLVCWASQIASGMEYLASRKVLHGDLAARNILLCDDNVVKICDFGLARSMYKSDNYKKKGEAPLPFKWLALECISDNVFSTYSDVWAYGIVLWELFSLGKVPYPGMEANQELYNKLRDGYRMDKPQYSNQDIYDIMLNCWNVKPDSRPSFKDLKSRFNAMLPDEMRDHYLELNEPYLQMNAEKVERGDTDYLANLGPPEEPAPAAPNYVNGIILPLPPISEIRSDKDYLKMSRAKSESEESNFDFASFNSDRHSPTTRNNLDTSPPNGSKRHKKRGLPEEIPMLDGSRLSYPTNGFNSDSETEAVSPKPRERTSKHNPEPEYMNVKNAKLAGRSSNDELGSAGVAQEAISNPGYIALSMVDEKRC; this is encoded by the exons ATGATGGGCAAACCTGTGATATTAGTCGTTACGTCCGTCGTCATCTTGGGCGTGCTTCACCGGGTGACATTTGTTAGTG CGCTCGATGATCTCCGCATTGTGCGGGAGCAGGACGGCAACAATGCGCACGGTGCACCGGAAATCGATACCGTCACGGAGGAGATCACGCTACCAAAAGGTGCTAGCTGGAATTTCACCTGTAAATCGCACCATCCGATCATGTGGAAGCATTATGCCGCATCGTACGATTGG GAACCGATGAACGTTTTCCCGCACGACTTCGAGACGGACGATCCGGACAAACCGTACGGAAGTGTGCTGATGCTAACGGATGCGTCCGCCGATCAAGTCGGACGGTACTACTGTGTCGATCGCAAGCTGTACGACGAGAAACATGGCACGCGAAACGGGGAAGATGgggaagaggaagaggaagatcCGAGCAGGACGGCCGAGGACGAAATGTTGGACGAAATGGTGGCCGAATATGCAGCGTCCGCCGTGTACGTGTACGTGGACGATCCCGACAATCCGCTGGTGCCGGTACATACGCCCGTGTTTCGGGTCGAACAGTACCAAGACTTTGTCATTCCGTGCAAACCGACGCACCCGAAGATTGCGGTGGAACTGTACAAGGATCTGGAAGGG GATTTGGTTGAAGAATATCAGTACAGTAACACCCAAGGATATCTGCTAAGCTTTAACAGGCTGGAGGACGGCGGTTCCTACTACTGCCAGGTGCAGGATAAACCCCACCATCGCATACACTTCGAAATAGCGATCGACGAACACT CGTTAACCGAGTACTTAACGAAACCGTCGATCCATAGCGACACGAAGGATCATGTGCTGCTCGGTCAACGGATCCGTTTGGTGTGTAAGTTAAACATCCGCGCCGGTGTCCCTCTCGATATGACGTGGATGGTTCCACCGAACttaaagcctgccgtcgca GACGCGAGAATGAAGATTGGACCGCTGAAGCTGAAACCCGTCAAAGAAGCGGAACACCGGGAAATAGCAACGCGCGAGCTTATCATCGAACAGGCAACCCTTGCCGACGATGGCACGTACCGGTGCGTGGTGCAGGACATCAAAAATCATCGCAACTATCACAGCTTCAAGCTGCAGGTGCGCGACTCCCAGCAGGACTATGTGCTGCTGAGCGAGGAGAACAACCTGTCGGAGATTAATGTGCGGCGCAATGCAAACGGCAAAACGCCCTCGATCGATATTGTGATCGAGTATCGGTCGTTTCCGGCCACCATATCGTACTACtggctgatggatgatgatgagataACGGCCGGGCAGGATGGGAAGTACGAGCTGAGCCACAGCGATACCCACGTAAAGCTGAGGATAAACGATCCGAAGGTGTTCGATACAGGGAACTACACGGTGTTTGTGATGGCGGGAAATGCAGAAAAATCGTACCGAATGGCGGTGCATGTTTATG ctAAACCAATCCTCCACATGGAAAGCAAGTTTGTGAAACCGGGCGAAGAGGTTTCGTTCCAGTGTAGAAGCATCGGGtatccacggccagacatatCGTTCGCCTTTCTTCCCTGCCTGGGAAATCCGTGGACGAATTGTTCCATCCCCTCGTCGAAGGAAACCAATTGGGAC TCCTCGAGCCCGGATATCGGTTCGGAGCCGTCAGCAAGATCG CTTCCCGGTGGAAAGCGCGAAACACAGATAACCAAGTCACGGATCTACACGCTAATCCCCAAGCAGCCGGGCGTGGTGTACTGTAAAGCGATCAACACCGAAGGCAGTGAAGTGACGCAGGCCGATCTACTCATCAGCGACCTAACCGATTCGATAACGCTGGAAAAGGAGCAACCGAAAGAAACGATCACGGTAGGAGATCATGTCACGATCGCATGTTCAGCGCTCGTGTACAACCACACGCGAAACATTGCGCTCGTGCTGAACGACAAAGAGCTGCAGGAAGCGGACGGTGCACGGTTAAGCTATTCCGACAAGCTGTACGCGTGGCAGGCACATCTCGACATTAAGCACATTACACACGAGCACGAAGGAACGTTGTACTGCCGGGTGAAAACCATGCTGGACACTGTCGAAACGCGAGCCTTCCGCTTGGAAGTGCTGGATCCCATCGCTCCGATGCTTGTGTCGGGCAAGAATAATCAAAGTCTTTCGGTCGATCTGCACGATCCGTTAAAGCTGGAGTGCGATGTAGTTGGAACGCCCGATCCGATGATCGTTTGGCTGAAGGACGGGGTGCCGGTACAGCCCGACGAAAACAGCAACCGCATGCAGCTGACCAAGACGACGCTTATTCTGGAGTATCTGAAGATGGAAGATTTGGGCACGTTCGAGTGCCGggcggaaaacaaaatgggcTCGATCGAGAAGTACTGGAAGGTGGATGTACGCA CTGCGGTGGTACGAAAATCACTGATCTACGTTATCCTTGGCCTGGTTCTGGGGCTGATCTTCGCGGTCGTACTGGTGACGCTGTTCTACtgtaagaaaaagaaggaggTCAAGGCGATGAAGGAAGCGGGCATAGTGAACTTTGACGAAGGCAACCTGGGCGTTTACAATCCCGATCTGGCGCTTGACGAGCAGGCCGACCTTCTGCCGTACAACACGGAGTACGAGTTCCCGAAGGATCGACTGAAGCTGGGCAAACAGCTGGGCACgggtgcattcggtgtggtgATGAAAGCTACCGCTACCCGCATTATGGTAAACGAGGACGAAACTACGGTCGCGGTCAAGATGGTGAAAAAGCAGACGGACAACGAAGTGATGCGGGCACTCATATCGGAGCTTAAAATTATGGTCCACCTGGGACAGCATCTGAACGTGGTGAATCTGCTGGGCGCAGTTACGAAAAACATTGCCAAAC GTGAGTTGATGGTCATCGTTGAGTACTGCCGATTTGGTAATGTACAAAACTTCCTGCTAAAGCATCGGCCCTATTTCATCGACCAAATCAACCAAGAAACGGGTGAGATCGATTCGTCGATCGATAAGAATCAATTGCGGTGGTCCAAGTGTGGTTACCAGTATAATAG TCAGGGCTTGAAATATGTAAATCTctcattttccaccaacaacGTAAACCATCACCCGCTTCAACATCCGACTGCTTTCTACCATAATCACATCGACAGCGGCTCTACGCAGTACGTTGACCCGAAGAAGCACCTCAACTCGAAGGGATACGTGCGTCATTCCGGGCTGCAGAACATGGGTATGGTGGACAGTTGCAACACCGAGGTAACAGCCATGACATCTGTGGAAG TGGAAGAGCTGAACACGGTCAACTCGAACGAACCTTTGTGGCGTTCGAACTACGGCATGGACTACAAGGGTCCGGCACGATCCGTCAACACGACCGATCTCGTCTGTTGGGCATCGCAAATCGCCAGCGGAATGGAGTATTTAGCCTCGCGCAAGGTACTGCACGGTGATCTGGCAGCGCGCAACATTTTGCTGTGCGATGATAATGTGGTCAAGATTTGTGATTTCGGATTGGCCCGATCGATGTACAAGAGTGACAACTACAAGAAGAAGGGTGAAGCGCCCCTGCCGTTCAAGTGGCTCGCGCTCGAGTGTATCAGCGACAACGTGTTTAGCACGTACTCGGATGTGTGGGCCTATGGTATCGTTCTGTGGGAACTGTTTTCGCTGGGCAAAGTGCCGTACCCGGGCATGGAAGCCAATCAGGAGCTGTACAACAAGCTGCGCGACGGCTACCGGATGGATAAGCCACAATACTCGAATCAAGATATTTATGACATTATGCTAAACTGCTGGAACGTGAAGCCCGACTCGAGACCATCGTTCAAGGATCTGAAGAGCAGATTTAACGCCATGCTTCCGGATGAGATGCGAGAT CATTATCTGGAACTGAATGAGCCATACCTACAAATGAACGCCGAAAAGGTGGAGCGAGGCGATACGGACTATCTGGCCAACCTTGGCCCTCCCGAAGAGCCTGCACCGGCGGCGCCAAACTATGTCAATGGAATCATTTTACCTCTTCCACCGA TTTCAGAAATACGAAGCGATAAAGACTACCTAAAGATGTCCCGCGCAAAGTCCGAGTCGGAGGAGAGCAATTTCGATTTCGCTTCGTTCAACAGTGATCGCCATTCGCCGACGACACGCAACAATCTCGATACTAGTCCGCCCAACGGCAGTAAACGGCACAAGAAGCGTGGCCTGCCGGAAGAAATTCCCATGCTCGACGGAAGCCGGCTTTCGTACCCCACCAACGGGTTCAATTCCGACTCCGAAACGGAAGCAGTCAGTCCGAAGCCTCGCGAACGCACAAGCAAGCACAATCCAGAGCCGGAGTACATGAACGTGAAGAATGCCAAGCTTGCTGGTCGATCATCGAACGACGAGCTTGGATCAGCCGGTGTCGCACAGGAAGCGATTAGCAATCCGGGCTACATTGCGCTAAGTATGGTCGACGAGAAACGCTGCTAG